GCGACTCGCCACCACGCTGGTGGCGATCGTGCTCCCGCGGAGTGTCGGCGACACCGCACTCACGATCGCGGCAGTGACTTCGTCCTGCACCTGAAAGACGTCGCCTTTGTCGTTTTCGTAGCTGTTCTGCCAGAGCGCCTTGCCATCCGCGCTGCTGGTGAGCTGCACCGTGACACGCACCCGGCCGCCGGCGCGACGCACGGTGCCTTCAATCAGCGCCGCCACGTCGAGCTCCTGGCCAATGTCCTTCGCGCTGACGTTTTTGCCCTTGAAGGCAAAGGACGAACTGCGACCGGCCAGGCGCAGCCCCGGCAACTTGCCAAGGGCGTTGGCGAGTTCGTCGGTGATGCCATCGGCGAAGTACTCGTCTTTCGGGTCGCCACTCACGTTCACGAACGGCAGCACCGCGAGCGTTTCGATGGTCTTGGGGTTATCCGTCGACGCCATGCTGCCAGTGTCTGCTGATCCCGTATCCCGTGTGCGCGAACCCCACGCGAAAAGCGCCGCCACGCCGAGCAGCACCGCGAGACTCGCCGCAGCGAGCACGGACCGGTTCAAACGCGCGGGCCGCGGAGCCGCAGTCTCGGTGCTCGGCGTCTGCACGTTCGCCAGTCGCGCGAGCAGCGCATCTGCATTCGGCGGACGCTGCGCGGGGTCCTTTTCGAGACACTGCATGACGAGCGCGGCGACGTCGCGCGGCACACCCAACCGGGCCGCATCCAGCGGCGGTGGTGCCTCGCTGATGTGCGCCGCCACCATCGCCTGCGGCGTACTCCGCGCGGCGAACGGATGCGCGCCCGCCAACAGCTCGTACGCCACCACGCCCCACGCATACAGATCGGCGCGCGCGTCGGTGTTCACATCGCCCAGCGCCTGCTCTGGCGCCATGTAGGCCGGCGTGCCGATGGACGTGCCCAGCGAGGTGAGCGTGTTCCCCTCGGCCTTCGTGCTGGAGGCGGAGAGCGCTTTCGCGATCCCGAAGTCGGTCACCACCGCGGTGCCGCGCGACAACAGCACGTTTTCCGGCTTGATGTCGCGGTGCACGATGCCGCGTTCGTGCGCGTAGGCCAGCGCCTGCGCGATGTTGCGCAAAATGCCGAGCGCCTCGGGCACCGGCACGGCGCCCACCACCAGTCGTGCGCGCAGGGAGTCGCCGCGCACGAAGGGCATGGTGTAGTACGGCAATCCTTCACTCGTGGTGCCGGCGGCCAGCACCGGCACGATATGCGGATCCTGCAGCGCCGCGGCGAGCTTGATCTCGCGCGTGAAACGCTCGGCACTGAGCGCGGCGGCACGCTCGGGGGAGAGCACCTTCACCACGACGTCGCGCCCCAGCGCGTTCTCATGCGCTATGAAGACGCGCGACATGCCGCCACCACCGAGCTCGCGCTCGAGGGTGTAGCCGTCGCCCAACGTCGATTGCAGTTGACTGCGCAGGTCGGTCGTCACGAGGTCCTTACCATCCGAGAGCCCTGAGGCCCTGTTGCCACGGCAAGACGTCCACGTCTCCCAGGCGCTTGGGCTCCTTGCCAAGGTACCACACCATGCGCCGATGCGGCTTGCCGTAGTAGTCGGCAAAGCGCGCCAATCCACCCAGATCCGACGGCGCTACGGTGCGTGAGGCTTTGACCTCGATGGCGAACAGGTCGCTCCCGCGCTCGACGATGAAATCCACCTCCGCGCCATGCTCGGTGCGAAAGGTGGAGACCCGCGCGTCGTCGTCGAACGCCGCGGCGCTGTGCACCAGCTGTGTGTACACCAGGTGTTCGAACAGACGGCCGATGCGATCGGGCGAGGCCACGAAGTTCCCGAGCAGCCCATTGAGGACGCCGACGTCGAAGAAGAACACCTTGGGATGCTGCACCAGACGGCGGGTGGCGCTCTTGGCAAACGCGTCGACGCGATGCACCAGCAGCGTGTCCTCCAATACGTCAAGCCAGCGTCCAGCCGACATGCGACTGACCTGGGCGGCCGTGGCGATCTTGGCCAGGTCCAGGTGCGACCCCGCCCATTCCCCGATCACGGTGAGGAACCGGGCAAACCCTTCGAGACTGCGCGTCAGATTCTCGGCTTGGACTTCCTCGCGCAGATAGATGGCCGCGTAACTGCGCAGCGTCTTTTCGCGGTCGCGTACGTTCGACTCCGCGAGCACCCCTGGTAGCGTGCCATGCATGAGGGCCGTGCCGGTCGGGACGTCGTAGTCCATCTCGGCGCTGGTCAATGGTCCCATGCGATACGCGTGCAGCCGACCCGGCAACAGATTGGCTTCGCCACGACGGAGCTTCCGTGCGCTCGAACCCGTGAGGAGGAAGCGCAGGCCTTGCTGCGGTCGGTCGAGCAACGACTGAATGGTGTTGAGCAGACTCGGACTGCGCTGGATTTCATCGATGAAGATGGTGCGCATGGCGCCTGCTTTCTTGGGCGCGGGCAGCGCGTCGAGGCGCGATTCGAGTTCGAGCGGATTCCGCGCGAACTCGAGATACGTGGCCTCGTGCGCGAGGTTGATTTCGAGCGTCGGGTGCAGCGCGCGCATGAGCGTGGACTTCCCGACCTGTCGTGGCCCAAGCAACAGCACGCTCTTGCGGGCCGCGGCGAGGAGGGCTTCCAGTCGGCGGGAATACATGTGGTAAAATTACGCGGCTATTTTACCGCATGCAAGCAGCGCTCAGGTGGACGGCGCCCGAACTCATGCGAGCACGCAGTCCGTCTGCGGGAAGTCGTCACCCACGCAGAGCAGCGGCGCGCCGGCCACCACCGAGATCGCGTACGACAAGCAGTCGCCGAAGTTGAGTGCCGCGGGATGTCTGCCCTTGCCGTAGCGCAACCACGCGCCCATCGCCACGCCGAAGTGCGCTTCGGTCACGTCAACGACGGTAATGCCGCTTTCCTGCAGCACACGCGCCAACAGCCCCCGCGCGTCATCACGCAATCGGGCGGACAAGACGATGCCGGTTTCGAGGAGAGTGGCCGCACCGATCGCGAGCGACGACGCTTCGCGCATGCGCTGCAGTAATCGTTCGGCCTCAGGCTCCTGCAGCACGATGGCGACCAATGCCGAGCTATCGATGATCACGGGCGAATCACGCGCCGTCGGGTCCGTAGCCGAGGATCTGCTCCTCCTCCGCTTTGCTCAGCCGCGTGCCACGCACGGATGCGGGAATGGCGGGCCAAATCTCGCGTTCCAGCAGTCGACGGAGGCGGTCGGCAGGATGGAGATGCCCACTGCTCCGGGCGAGACGATCACGCCGTTCCTCGAGCGACCGGCGGATCGCCTCCGTCTTGGTCTCGCCAGTCAGCGCGGCCACCTCGTCGAGAAGCCGTTCGACCCGCTCGTTCTTGATATTGACGGCCATCGCTCCTCAACGGTATACAGTAATACAGAAAAACTACTTAAATAAAGAATCTCGAGCAAGCCGAGGACGAGGTTGGTCACTCCGGAGGGGTGCTCGACGCACCCGCCACCTCGGGGTACCCCAGCGTCCTGAACACCGGTTGCAGGCGAGGGTCTCCGCGCAGCCGGGGGCCGAGGTAGGCGTACATGCCCCACGCGAAGCGTACCTCGATTTGCTCCGGGTCCCGCGCGGCGCGTTCCATGACGGCAACCACGACGCTGTCGCTCCGCATGAACCGCGCGAGCGGAACAGCGGCGAAGGCTGGGCCGCGCGCGATCAACGAGTCAGTCGCCATCTCGCGTGTGGCGGGGTTGGCCCAAAGCGGGGCTAATCGCGCGAGTACGGCGTACTTGTCGGTGGCCGGATCCTTGAGCGCCGTGCGCAAGACCACGGCGGCTTCGTCAAAGCGCCCGCGCGCGAGCTCGTGACTGAACCGAAAGCGCCAGGCGTACCACGCCTGCGGCTGCTGCGCCAACCCCTGCGCGTACAGCGGTGCGGCGTCTTCCGGACGATCCTGACCGTCATAGGCGATGGCCAGGGAGAGGGTGATCACGTGCGCGAGCGGATCGAGCCGATGCGCCGCTTCCATTTCCCGCACACCGTCATCAAATCGACGATTCGCCATCAGGGCGTAACTGTACCACTGATGCCCCGTGGCATACGCGGGGCTGAGCGCGATCGCGCGCTCGAAGGCCGCAAGCGCCTCCGCGTCCCGTTCGCGCTTCTCGAGCGTCTCCCCGAGTGAGGCGTACGCCTCGCCGAGCGTCGGCGCCAACGCGATGGCCCGTCGAGCGGCGGCTTCTGCCAGCGGGAGTATGGAATCGCTCGTCACGCCGGGCACGCTGTATTCGCCGGGCACCGATAGCACATACGTATCGGCCAAGCCTGACCACGCACGCGCGTAGTTGGAGTCGGCCGCGATGGCCTTCTTGAAGGCCGCTGTCGCTTCGATCATCCCGGCAGTGGTGCGCAAGTTCCAGTAGTAGCGGCCCAGCAGGTACGCCTCGTACGCGGCAACGTTCGCGGTGCCCCCGACATTGCGCGACGAGTCCGGCACCGCGGAAAGCGTAAGACGCATGGCGGAGACGACCGCCCGCGCCACTTCATCCTGAACCGCGAAGATATCCGCGGCGGGCCGATCAAAACTCTGCGACCAGAGAATGGAATCATTCGCGATGCGCACCGCGCGGGCCGTAATGCGCAGCTGATCGCCGGCGTGCTGGATGCTGCCGGTCAACACCGCCGACACGCCGAGCAGCTTGCCGATGGCCTGGAGGTCGTTCTGCTTGTCGCGCACGGAGAACGCGGACGTGCGAGCCGAGACCGTGAGACCGGGCACCTTCGACAGTGCGGTGATGAGCGTTTCGGCGACGCCATCCCCCAGATATGCGCTGGACCGGTCAGGGCTGAGGTCGGCGAAGGGGAGCACGGCGATGGAGGTCGTGACGTTGGCGGCGGAGGCGACGCCGTCACGAGGGGCACGTGACATCCAGAACACCACCGCAGCCAGTGCAGCGAGGCCCGCCACGGCGGCGAGGCCGATTCGCCAGCCGGACCGCGCATGCGCGGTGGTCGCCGCACGCGACTCGCTGATTGCACCAGCGTGGATCGTGCTAGCGTGAATCGCGCCGAGAGTGATGCTGCCAAGGCGCGTCAACAGCGCGGTGGCACTCGCCGGTCGGTCGGCCGGATTCTTGGCCAGACACTGCATCACGATGGCAGCAAGATCGGGCGCGATACCAGGCATGTGCTCGCGCAGGTCGCGCGGCACCTCGGCCACATGCGCCGCGACCCACTGCGCACTGCCGGTCTTCCCCGCGAACGGATGCGTACCCGACAGCAGCTCGTACGCGACCACGCCCCACGCGTACAGGTCAGCGCGATGGTCGATGGTGTCGCCCACCGCCTGCTCCGGCGCCATGTACGCCGGCGTGCCGATGCTGCTACCGACCTGCGTGAGCGTACCGTCTTTTGACGCGGGCGCGGCGCCCTCCATCGTGCGCGATGCACTGATGGCCTTCGCAATGCCGAAGTCGGTGACGACCGCCGTGCCGGCCGACAGCAGGATGTTGTCCGGCTTGATGTCGCGGTGAATCACGCTTTGGCCATGCGCGTACGCCAGCGCTCGCGCGACGTCGCGCAACACGTTCAGCGCATCGGCGGGTGAGCACGGCGTGCCATTCGCCATCAGCGCGCGCAGCGATTCGCCGGTCACGAACGGCATCGTATAATACGGCACCCCGCCCGCCGTACCGGCCGCGAGCACCGGCACGATGTTCGCCTGCTGCAGCCGCGCCGCCGTCGCGATCTCGCGCGTGAAGCGCTCGGCGCTCACGCCGGCCGACAACTCAGGGGCCAGCACCTTTACCACGACGTCACGCCCCAACGCATTCTCGCGCGCCACGAAGACGCGCGACATACCACCGCCACCTAGCTCGCGCTCGAGGGTGTAGCCGGGCCCAAGGGTGGCTTGAAGCTGCGCGCGGAGGTCGGTCACGGTTCGATCCGCACCAGGCTCGGGATGACATCGAAGTCGCGATCATAGCTGCAGATCGCCTCGAGTCCCTCGTGCAGCACCACCGCCGCCTGGAGCGCGTCGCGCGCCATCAGCGCGGGATGGTGGTCCAGCAGCTCGCGGGCGCGATCGAGCATTTCCACCGAGATGGGCACGACGCTCGGGAACAGTTGCCGCGCGAGATCGTAAACCTGCCGTCCGTCCGTCCACCGTTTGATCGCGCGATACCGGTGCAGAATTTCCTGCAGTGTTTCCGCGTTGATCGTGGCCGCGACGTCGCCGCGCGCGACGCGCTCCAGCAGTCGCGCGCTGGGCGCCTTATGCGGATGCGCCGCGCCGGCCGCGTACATCAGGATGTTGGCGTCGATCAATATCATGGGCGGATCAGGCAGCGATCATGACGCACCTAGCGTTCGGTGCGCGGACGCGGACGCGGGCGTGACATGAGCGCCTGGGCGGCGGGCACGGATTCGTGTTTCATGTCGCGCGGCGACGCCACGGGCAGCGACAAGGCCGACAACGCCGCGACGGCCGCGACCCGCGTATCGGTATCGACCAAGCCGTATTGTGCGGCGCACGCCTCGCGCACCAGCTCGCCCAAGCTGGTGCCACGTCGCGCCGCGAGCGCGGTCAGTCGCTCGTGCGCTTCGGGCGAGAAGAGAATCGTGGTTTTCTTGGAAAGCTCCATATGCACCTCCGTAGGTGGAGCTTAGCGGCGGTAGCGGCTGGGGCAAGGGGACGCGGGTTTCAACGACTCTGACCCCTTGAAGGCCTTGAACGCCTTGAACGCTCCCGCCCCGCTCACCGCGGCCGCCCCCCGCTGGGCGACGTGAACAGCGCCACGTCCAGGCCGAGCGAGCGCACGATGGCGGCGAAACGCGGGGTGGCGCGGATCGGATCGTAGCTCGCATCAGAGAAGGGGATGAGCGCAATGATCGGTTCTTGGCGCGCGATGGCCCGCTCGAGTGCCGAGAGCGCCTGTGCCGAATCGCGCGCGCCCAGCCATGCGCGCGCGAGCGAATAGTTGAGGCGTGGATGGTCCTTCGTGCGGCTGGCCAGCGCGCGTGCCATGGCGCTGACCCGTGCCGTGTCGCCCGTCGCCCCGATGACGTAAGCCGCGGCGGTCGCATCCACGGTGTCGCGCGCCAGTCGCAGCGTCGCCTCGGCCAGACGGAGCGCATCGGCCTTCCGACCACCTCGTAGCATGGCGAGCACGGACAGCGACTGTGCCACCGTACTCGTGGAGTCCAATTCCCAGGCGCGTTCGGCGGCCGCGATCGCTTCGACCTGCCGACCGGCAACCGAGAGCGTGATCGCGGAGATCACGACACTCGGAAAATTGACCGGATCGAGGGTCGTCGCCTTTTGTATCTCACCGACCGCATCGTCCACGCGACCGATCGAGAGCAGCAGTCGGGAGAGGTAAAAGTGCGCCAGCACACTCTGCGGATTCAGACGCAGCGCGCGCCGCAACGCCGCGTCCGCGTCGCGCCACTGATACGCGTACGTATGCGCCACGCCGAGCGCAATCCAGGCATTGGCCGAGTTGGAGTCGAGACGGACCGCCCGCTTGCCCGCCGCCAGCGCCTGCGGAAGCGCATCGCGCAGGGGCGTGTTGGTATAGAGCCCCATTTGGAGCCAGATCAGTCCCAGCACGGCCTGCGCATCGGCGAACTGCGGATCCTTCGCCACCGCTTGCTGCATGTAGTCGAGCGCGCGACTCACGCCCGGACCACGCCGCTGATAGAAATACATGCCCCGCTGGTACAGATCGTACGCCTCGAGATCACTGGTGCCGCGGGCCGCCCTGGCTGCAGGCGCGGCACCGCCCGCCAGCGTGACCTCCAACTCGCGCACGATCGCCTGCGCGATATCGTCCTGCACCGCGAACACGTCTCGGGCATCGCGCTCGAAGCTGTCGTTCCAAAGTACCAACCCTGTACGCGCGTTGGTGAGCTGCGTGGACACGCGCACCTTCCCGCCGGCGCGGCGCACGGTGCCTTCGAGCACGCCGCCTACATTCAGCGCGGCGCCGATCTCCTGCGCCGACTTCTGCTTGCCGCGAAACGCCGCGGCGGAACTGCGTCCGGCGAGTTGCAGGCCGGGCACTTTACCCAGCGCGTTCGAGAGTTCATCCGCCATGCCCTCGGCGAAGTACGCGTTGGCGGTGTCGCCACCCACGCTTTCGAAAGGCAGCACCACGAGCGAGCGCACCGGCGATGCGCTGTCGGTCGCAACGGGGCCTGTTTCCGTGCCGCTGCGCGACGCGCTCGATTCCGTAGCCCGCGGGCGAAGCAGAGCCCAGCCACCGATAGCCAGTGCGGCCACCACAACGCCCGCCGCCACAAGTGGCGCGCGCCGCCGACTCGGCGCCGCCGCTTGCTCGACGCTGCCCGAGGTCACACTGGCTAATCGAGCGAGCAGCACATCCGCACTCGGCGGACGCTGCGAGGGGTCCTTCTCCAGACACTGCATCACCAGTGCGGCCACGTCCCGAATTACACCCAACCGGGCCGCGTCAAAAGTAGGCGGGGCTTCGCTGATGTGCGCCGCCACCATCGCCTGCGGCGTGCTCCGCGCGGCAAACGGATGCGCGCCCGACAGGAGCTCGTACGCCACCACGCCCCACGCATAGAGATCAGCCCGTGCATCGGTGTTGACATCGCCCAGCGCCTGCTCCGGCGCCATGTAGGCCGGCGTGCCAATGGACGTACCCAACGACGTGAGCGTGTTGCCCTCGGCCTTGGTGCTCGAGGCCGAGAGCGCTTTCGCAATCCCGAAATCGGTGACCACCGCGGTGCCGCGCGACAGCAGCACGTTCTCCGGCTTGATGTCGCGATGCACGATGCCGCGCTCGTGCGCATAGGCCAGCGCTTGCGCGATGTTGCGGAGAATGCCGAGCGCCTCTGGCATCGGCACGGCGCCCGCCACCATTCGCGCGCGCAACGAGTCGCCGCGCACGAAGGGCATCGTGTAGTACGGCAGCCCGTCACTCGTGGTGCCCGCCACGAGCACCGGCACGATGTGCGGCTCCTGCAGTGCCGCGGCGAGCTTGATCTCACGCGTAAATCGCTCGGCGCTCAACGCGGCGGCGCGCTCGGGGGAGAGCACCTTCACCACCACGTCGCGCCCCAGTGCATGCTCCTGCGCCACGAACACGCGCGACATGCCGCCGCCACCGAGCTCGCGCTCGAGGGTGTAGCCGGGCCCAAGCGCTGCTTGCAACTCGTCGCGGACGTTACTCATCGGGGATCACAAGGCGTACGAAGTCGGGGCGGCATCGGCTCAACTTACCACGCGACCCGACCAGACGGCGACCGGCGGCGGCGCGTGGACCGTATGACACGGCGGTGGTACCTTCTGGCTCTCATTGACGACTGTCCGTCCCTCTCCGCACGCACCCCACCATGCGCTCCGCCGCCACCCGCCACGCCCTTGCTGCCGTCGTGTTGTTGGCGTCGGCACGCCCCGCCTCTGCGCAGATGGCGCTCAGCGACAGTATCCGCATCGGGATCAATCGGGTGTTTGCCACGTGGACGGATGCCGAGGGCCCCGGTTGCGCGCTGGGCGTGAGTCGCGATGGAACGCTGGTGTTTCAGAACGGCTATGGCATGGCCAACCTGGAAACCGGCGCACCGATCACGCCGGCCACCATCTTCCATGTGGCGTCCATCTCCAAGCAGTTCACGGCGGCGGCTATGCTGCTGCTCGAGAAAGACGGCTCGCTGTCGCTGGACGATGACGCCCGAAAGTACCTGCCGGAGCTGCCGGACTACGGGCACCGTATCACGATCCGGCATCTCCTCACGCACACGAGCGGCCTGCGCGATCAATGGGATCTGCTGGCTATGGCGCGTGGTCGGTTTGATGAGAATCGCATCACCGAAGCCGACGTGTTGGAGATCGTGCCGAGGCAACAGGCGCTCAACTTCGTGCCCGGTACCGAGTACCTGTACAGCAACACCGGCTTCACCCTCGCCGGCACGATCGTGCGGCGCGTCAGTGGCGGGCCGCTGCGCGCCTTTGCCCAGCAACGCGTATTTGGTCCGCTCGGCATGACGCAGTCTCACTTTCACGACGACTACACCATGCTGGTGAAAGGCCGGGCGGCCGCCTATGCACGCGGCGGCGACGGCCAGTGGCATGTGAGTATTCCGAACTTCGACACCTACGGCGCCACGAGCCTGTACACCACCGTGGGCGATTTGCTGAAGTGGACCGCGAACGCCACCACGCCGGTGGTTGGCGACGCGCAGATGACGCAGCGCATGTGGACGAGCGCCACGCTGGCCAATGGTGACACGAGCGGCTACGGGCTCGGGATCACGCGTGAGGTGTATCGCGGCGCCACGGTCGTCGGCCATGGTGGCGCTGACGCAGGGTATCGCGCGCACATCGCCACGTTTCCCGCGCAGCGTCTCTCGATCGCCGTGCTGTGCAACGCCGCGTCCGCCGTGCCGTCGGCGCTCATGCGCGGAGTCGCGGACGTCATGCTCCGTGATCAACTCGCACCAGTATCGGAGCCGGTGCGTGCGCTCGTAACGCCGTCGGCGAAAACGCTGGCGCGCATGGCCGCAGTGTGGGTCGATTCCGTAACCGGTGCGCCGACGTTCATCACACGCCGTGGTGACTCGCTGGTTGTCGGGCGCGTGACCGGACCGGCGCTGGTCGCGCTGAGCGACACGACGTTTTGGGTCACCGGACAGCCCGTCGAGTTCATGGTGACGCCGAACGGGTTAGTGCGCCGGACGTTGTCGTGGCCGACGCGCACCCCGACCGTCCTCACACGCCGTGCCGTCGCGCAGTCGTCACGTGCGGCGCTCGAGCAGCTGGCCGGCAGCTATTACAGCGAAGAACTCGGGGCGACGTACGTCGTTACCGCCACGGACAGCACCATCCGGCTCAACACGCGCTGGGCGATCGAGCGGGAACTGCGCCCGGCGTATGGCGACACGTTCATCGGGGACTTTCAGGTCGCCTTTACGCGCGGACGTAACGCGGCCGTGAATGGCATGCTCATGAGCAGCGGGCGCGTACGGAACGTGCGCTTCGTCAAGTCCACGCGGTAAGATGTATTCGACCTCCCCTTTCACTCCCCAGATGACGCCCATGCGTACATCACTTGCCATCGCCGTTGCCATTGCGCTGATCAGCGTTCCTCACCGCGAGGCCACCGCGCAAACCTCGACGAAGGCGCCCAATGCGCGCACCGCCGTCATCGCCGTCGCCGACTCTGCGCTGGCCGCGATCACCCGCGGTGACGTGGTCGCATTCACCGACCTGATGGTGCCCGAAGCCGTGATGTTCCCCACGTCCACGCGCGATGGCGTCACCGTGTATCGGGTGCGCACGCGCGAGGCGCAGCGCAACGCCCCGATGACCGGAATCATCGAGCGCGGCTTCGCGCCGCAGGCCATGGTGAGCGGTGGCGTGGCAATGGTCTGGTATCCCTACGACCTCTACGTCAACGGTGCGTGGTCGCACTGCGGTGCTGACGTGTTCACGCTCGTGAAAAGCGCGGACCGATGGCGCATCGCATCGATGGCCTGGAGTGCGGAGCAGCCACCGGTGTGTGAGAAGCATCCGGCGGGGCCACCCCTGAAGCGGTAAAGACCACGACCGCTCGCGGTAAGCTTCAACGCGTCCGTCAACGACGCCGACCTCATGAATCACGGTCGCCGCGGCAAAACTGCGTGGCAAGCAACCTCGACTGCACGTCATTGGCGCCCCGAGATAGTCGAGCGCATACTTCGAACTCTGCCGCAACCGTTCGACTCACCGTGCGGCCTCTTGGCCGCGAACACGAGGAAGGTATGCGCATACTCGCAATTCTCACGGTCGTAGCACTAGTGGCATGTTCCAAGGGCGACACGCCGGCCGTGGATTCCACCGCCATGACGTCAACGATGGCCGCGGCTGCGGCCCCGCTGACCGCTGCTGACGTCGATGGATCATGGAATGGCATGAGCATGGGAGAGACCAGTGATTCCGTCACGCTGCGTTGGACGACAAAGAATATTGACGGCACCACGGGGACATTGATGATCGAAGGCCAAAAGGACGCGATCACGTTCACCCGCACCTTCGACGCGGACAGCATGATCGCGTCGAGCACGCCGTACGCCAACCCTGCCGACGCGAAGGGTCCGAAGCTGCTGTTTCGCTCGGTGGGTCGGCTGAAGGATGGCAAGTTGGTCGGCACGTCGGCCAACATGCTGGCCGACAAGCCGGATTCGGTGGTGAGCCGCGGCCGCTTCGTGGCAACGAAAGCGCCGTAAGCCATCGCCGTACTGCAACACCAGCGCGGGCCACCTTGCCGAGGTGGCCCGCGCTGCATTTCGGATCTCATGTCGCATACCACTACCCCGACGGGGTAGCCAGCCCGACCGTCGCGACGTATTTCAACACTGACAACGCGCAGACTATCATCATCGACCAAGGACCGGCGAATGCCAGTCGACGTGGACCACGAACTGGAGGTACTGCAGGCGCTGCTGGACGGTTCGCCAACCGACGCCGATTACCTGCTGCCGGTATTGCAGCAGGTACAGCAGCGATTCGGGTATGTTTCGCCAGCGGCGATCCGGTTTGTGGCGCAGGCGTTCAACCGGTCGCGTGCCGAGGTGTATGGCGTCGTCTCGTTCTACGGCGACCTCCGTGAGGAGCCAGTCGGCGACGTCGTGGTACAGCTGTGCATGGCCGAAGCCTGTCAGGCCGTAGGATGCCGGGAGCTGGCGCGGCACGCCGAGTCATCCCTGCAGGTGAAACTTGGTGAAACCACACCGGATGGTCGCGTGCAGCTGGAAGCCGTGTACTGCCTCGGCAACTGCGCGCTCGGGCCGTCGGTGCGCCTCGGAGGCGCCGTGCACGGCGGGGTCACGGCTGATCGGTTGGACGCGTTGGTGCACGAGGCGTTGACGACGGCGCATCGCGAGGCTGGCACAGTGACCGACCTGACTGATTCGAGCGACATCGTTGCCGCTCGAGGCATGCCGTGTACGGTGCGCGTGTTCGTACCGAACGACACCGCCGCGCGATCGGTCGGTGCGGATGCCGTGGCCGCGGCAATCAACGCGCTTGGGCTCGATATCGCGGTCGTCCGCAACGGATCGCGGGGCGCCTACTGGCTGGAGCCGCTCGTCGAGATCGATACGCCCCAAGGTCGGGTCGGGTTCGCCAACATCACCGCTGAGCAGGTCACAGCGTTATTCGCCGACAGGCGGTTGCCGAACGCAGACCATTCGCTCTCTATCGGCCTCGTGGATGACATCCCCTGGCTGCGCGACCAGCATCGCATCACCTTCCGACGCGTCGGCATCATCGATCCACTC
This genomic window from Gemmatimonas sp. contains:
- a CDS encoding protein kinase — protein: MTTDLRSQLQSTLGDGYTLERELGGGGMSRVFIAHENALGRDVVVKVLSPERAAALSAERFTREIKLAAALQDPHIVPVLAAGTTSEGLPYYTMPFVRGDSLRARLVVGAVPVPEALGILRNIAQALAYAHERGIVHRDIKPENVLLSRGTAVVTDFGIAKALSASSTKAEGNTLTSLGTSIGTPAYMAPEQALGDVNTDARADLYAWGVVAYELLAGAHPFAARSTPQAMVAAHISEAPPPLDAARLGVPRDVAALVMQCLEKDPAQRPPNADALLARLANVQTPSTETAAPRPARLNRSVLAAASLAVLLGVAALFAWGSRTRDTGSADTGSMASTDNPKTIETLAVLPFVNVSGDPKDEYFADGITDELANALGKLPGLRLAGRSSSFAFKGKNVSAKDIGQELDVAALIEGTVRRAGGRVRVTVQLTSSADGKALWQNSYENDKGDVFQVQDEVTAAIVSAVSPTLRGSTIATSVVASRGTRDTLAYDLYLQGNYLFARRDPVSLQRAIAAYRASIDRDPKFARAYAGLGGVYSVLPDYVDTLDVSATLAEADAQARRALQLDSTVADAYLVLGAVRMRKGPNFTAIEANYDRALRLEPNNPLAHFRLSVAMSMPGDLDSAWAELGRARALDPISGPIANHEARLLQYRGDLPGARRSSELLLQREQLSGWPQVLLATTLTFSGSPDSALATLRPVLDVLPEARGSELFALAAAGRWREAEQRRDQIMRQRVRSGWRDDLWMAAMAFGEYDRAMDLLEASWDRDLFHRFYFITPTCDPLTIPLRNNPRFLALLARSGMTRCSNTTPMTWPIARRR
- a CDS encoding AAA family ATPase — encoded protein: MYSRRLEALLAAARKSVLLLGPRQVGKSTLMRALHPTLEINLAHEATYLEFARNPLELESRLDALPAPKKAGAMRTIFIDEIQRSPSLLNTIQSLLDRPQQGLRFLLTGSSARKLRRGEANLLPGRLHAYRMGPLTSAEMDYDVPTGTALMHGTLPGVLAESNVRDREKTLRSYAAIYLREEVQAENLTRSLEGFARFLTVIGEWAGSHLDLAKIATAAQVSRMSAGRWLDVLEDTLLVHRVDAFAKSATRRLVQHPKVFFFDVGVLNGLLGNFVASPDRIGRLFEHLVYTQLVHSAAAFDDDARVSTFRTEHGAEVDFIVERGSDLFAIEVKASRTVAPSDLGGLARFADYYGKPHRRMVWYLGKEPKRLGDVDVLPWQQGLRALGW
- a CDS encoding type II toxin-antitoxin system VapC family toxin, with protein sequence MIIDSSALVAIVLQEPEAERLLQRMREASSLAIGAATLLETGIVLSARLRDDARGLLARVLQESGITVVDVTEAHFGVAMGAWLRYGKGRHPAALNFGDCLSYAISVVAGAPLLCVGDDFPQTDCVLA
- a CDS encoding type II toxin-antitoxin system VapB family antitoxin; this encodes MAVNIKNERVERLLDEVAALTGETKTEAIRRSLEERRDRLARSSGHLHPADRLRRLLEREIWPAIPASVRGTRLSKAEEEQILGYGPDGA
- a CDS encoding FlgO family outer membrane protein, with the translated sequence MTDLRAQLQATLGPGYTLERELGGGGMSRVFVARENALGRDVVVKVLAPELSAGVSAERFTREIATAARLQQANIVPVLAAGTAGGVPYYTMPFVTGESLRALMANGTPCSPADALNVLRDVARALAYAHGQSVIHRDIKPDNILLSAGTAVVTDFGIAKAISASRTMEGAAPASKDGTLTQVGSSIGTPAYMAPEQAVGDTIDHRADLYAWGVVAYELLSGTHPFAGKTGSAQWVAAHVAEVPRDLREHMPGIAPDLAAIVMQCLAKNPADRPASATALLTRLGSITLGAIHASTIHAGAISESRAATTAHARSGWRIGLAAVAGLAALAAVVFWMSRAPRDGVASAANVTTSIAVLPFADLSPDRSSAYLGDGVAETLITALSKVPGLTVSARTSAFSVRDKQNDLQAIGKLLGVSAVLTGSIQHAGDQLRITARAVRIANDSILWSQSFDRPAADIFAVQDEVARAVVSAMRLTLSAVPDSSRNVGGTANVAAYEAYLLGRYYWNLRTTAGMIEATAAFKKAIAADSNYARAWSGLADTYVLSVPGEYSVPGVTSDSILPLAEAAARRAIALAPTLGEAYASLGETLEKRERDAEALAAFERAIALSPAYATGHQWYSYALMANRRFDDGVREMEAAHRLDPLAHVITLSLAIAYDGQDRPEDAAPLYAQGLAQQPQAWYAWRFRFSHELARGRFDEAAVVLRTALKDPATDKYAVLARLAPLWANPATREMATDSLIARGPAFAAVPLARFMRSDSVVVAVMERAARDPEQIEVRFAWGMYAYLGPRLRGDPRLQPVFRTLGYPEVAGASSTPPE
- a CDS encoding type II toxin-antitoxin system VapC family toxin — its product is MILIDANILMYAAGAAHPHKAPSARLLERVARGDVAATINAETLQEILHRYRAIKRWTDGRQVYDLARQLFPSVVPISVEMLDRARELLDHHPALMARDALQAAVVLHEGLEAICSYDRDFDVIPSLVRIEP
- a CDS encoding CopG family transcriptional regulator, which gives rise to MELSKKTTILFSPEAHERLTALAARRGTSLGELVREACAAQYGLVDTDTRVAAVAALSALSLPVASPRDMKHESVPAAQALMSRPRPRPRTER